TCTCATTCTCATTGGGAACCTCATATTTGTGGGGCGAATATCGTTTACGCCGGTTCCGAAGGCCACGTCCAAGTGTAAAGGGGGGACTGCCGTCCCCCCTAACCCCCATCGGCGGTTGGAAACCGCCGCTCCCGGCGGCAAGGATGCCGCCGCTCCTTTGGCCGCTCCCTCAGCGGCGGCGGTAGGGGTACAGGTCGATAATCCGCTCCTCCTCGGGCCTCCAGGGCGGCCGGGCGAATCGTTCTTCCTCCACGGGAAGATGCGCTATCCAGATGTCTCCCCTCCGCTCTCTCAGAGTGAAAACGAGCTTGTCGCGCGCGACGTTGGTCCGCAGTGAGCTGAGCGAGACGCCGGCCAGCGACAGACGGGTCTCGCGAAAATGCCAGACCATCCTGGGATCTCCCACCGGCCTCCTGTCTGCCGGGTTCAACTCCTGCACCCAGATGCCGCGAGCTCCCCCGCGGTTGGAGACGAAGTACAGGAGATTTCCGTTCGGGGACCAGCCGGTCATCCCGTCCCTGTCCTGTCCGTCCGTGACGGCCACCCATCGCTCCGGCGGGATGCCGCCGCTCTCATGAAGTTCTTCCTGGCGGAAGGGCGCAACGTAGATTCTGGCCTGAAGCGGACCCTCGGAAACCGTGAACGCGACCCATTTGTCGGCAGGATCGAGCCTGGCCTGGACCACGCTGTACTGGGGATGCTCCAGCAGCTTGAGCTGTCTTCCGCTGGTCACGTCGAGAAGATCGACTCTTGACCTTCTTCCTCCACCTGCCCGGCGCACCACCAGGATGTCGTCTCCCTGGGAAGACCAGTCCAGGGGATGCCCGCAATCCTGACAAACCGTTGTCCTGGGAGTCTGTCTCCGGGCCTCCACTCGATAGATGCCCCGGCTCTCCGAGTCGGACTCGCCGGCGCTGTACGCCACCTGGCTTCCATCGATCCGGATCCTGGGACGGCGCTCGTCTCCCGGACTCTCGGTGAGGTTGGTCTTCGCACCCGATCCCAGGTCCATGAGCCAGATATCCCGATTCCCGGAGCGGGTGGACTCGAAGGCCATCCGGCCTCCGTCCTCGGAAAGGGACGGATGGGAATCTTCTCCCGCATGTTGCGTGAGCCTCTCCAGACGCGCCCCGTCCGGCACACGTCCCCGGTCTGTGTCGATGGCCAGACTCCAGAGATCCAGGTTCTCGATCTGCGAGGAAAAGGCGATCCGGCCGGGCCGGACCGAGAAAGGCTCCAGCTCGGGGCCGACACCTGAAGTGATCTGCCGGGGTTCGCCCGAGAGGGTCAGGGTTCGGGGCGAGACCGCGATACGCCATAAGTTGACGCTGTCCCCGCGGCGGGCGGAGAAGACGATGAAGTTGTCGAGAGGCACCCAGACACCAGGGATCACCAGACCGGAAATCCCGGCCTGGGGCAACATGGCCGCCAGACCAAGCTTTCGAATCTCACCGTCCTCCAGCCGAAGAATCCACCAGTCGAAATCTTCGTCGCGTCTGGAGGATTCCCAGCCCAGGAATACGATGTGATCCCCGCGGGGAGACCAGATGGGATGACTCGCGACCGCGAAACTCTCCGCCAGTTGAGTCTGGGGCCGGCCGGAACTCCAGCCGGTGGTAAAGAGAGAGCCCCGCTTGAGATCGGCGCCGATCCGCCCCCTCCAATAGGCGATCCGGTCGCCTCGGGGCGAGACTCTGGGACGCCGGCCCCCATCGACGATGAACCGGGCGCCGGCCTCGTCTCCCAGGGTCGTGGTCCAGTAGAAACCCCCTCCGCGCCGCTCCGATCGGAATACCATCCTGGTCCCGTCGGGATGAAAGGATGGCTGGTGGTCGTCGGCCGGGTCCCGAGTCCGGCGGGAACCGCCTCCGCCCAGTTGCTGAACCCAGATGTCCAGGTTTCCCCCGCCGCTCCGGTCCGACGCATACCCCAGCAGCCGTCCCCGGCGGGAGATGGCCGGATCGACCGTGAGCCCGGAAACCGACGTCACCCGGGTCAACATGGGTGGCGGAACCAGCCTGGAAGGATCCCCGGCGGTTCCCCACCACAACCCCCCGAACAGAATCGCCGCCAGCGCCAGACCCGCGACGGCGATCTCCCGGATGGTCAATGACGTGACCCGGCGTCCCCACCGGCGGGGGCTTTGCAACTCCTGGAGCACGTCTTCCAGAGCGAGACGCAGGTCCCGCATGTGCTGGAATCGCCGCTCGGGATCCTTGCGAAGGCAACGATCCACGACCCATTCCAATTGCCGGGGGACGCCGCGCACCCGGTTTCCCAAGGGCCTGGGCTCCTTCTCCAGAATCCCCGCCAGCACCCTCGCCTGAGTCTTTCCCGGAAAGGCCTTGCGGCCGGTGACCATCTCGTAGATCAGCGACCCGAAG
This window of the Acidobacteriota bacterium genome carries:
- a CDS encoding protein kinase → MPDDLLGSYEIIGPLGAGGMGEVYRARDTRLNRQVAIKVLPPGYAEHSDRLSRFQREARVLASLNHSNIAAIYGFEEANDRKFFILELVDGQTLAELLAEGALPLKKAVGYAVEIARGVEAAHEKGVIHRDLKPANVMITPDDRVKVLDFGLAKAIAESSEPSDLTHSPTLMDEKTREGVILGTAPYMSPEQVEGIPPDPRTDIFSFGSLIYEMVTGRKAFPGKTQARVLAGILEKEPRPLGNRVRGVPRQLEWVVDRCLRKDPERRFQHMRDLRLALEDVLQELQSPRRWGRRVTSLTIREIAVAGLALAAILFGGLWWGTAGDPSRLVPPPMLTRVTSVSGLTVDPAISRRGRLLGYASDRSGGGNLDIWVQQLGGGGSRRTRDPADDHQPSFHPDGTRMVFRSERRGGGFYWTTTLGDEAGARFIVDGGRRPRVSPRGDRIAYWRGRIGADLKRGSLFTTGWSSGRPQTQLAESFAVASHPIWSPRGDHIVFLGWESSRRDEDFDWWILRLEDGEIRKLGLAAMLPQAGISGLVIPGVWVPLDNFIVFSARRGDSVNLWRIAVSPRTLTLSGEPRQITSGVGPELEPFSVRPGRIAFSSQIENLDLWSLAIDTDRGRVPDGARLERLTQHAGEDSHPSLSEDGGRMAFESTRSGNRDIWLMDLGSGAKTNLTESPGDERRPRIRIDGSQVAYSAGESDSESRGIYRVEARRQTPRTTVCQDCGHPLDWSSQGDDILVVRRAGGGRRSRVDLLDVTSGRQLKLLEHPQYSVVQARLDPADKWVAFTVSEGPLQARIYVAPFRQEELHESGGIPPERWVAVTDGQDRDGMTGWSPNGNLLYFVSNRGGARGIWVQELNPADRRPVGDPRMVWHFRETRLSLAGVSLSSLRTNVARDKLVFTLRERRGDIWIAHLPVEEERFARPPWRPEEERIIDLYPYRRR